The following are from one region of the Phormidium sp. PBR-2020 genome:
- a CDS encoding fumarylacetoacetate hydrolase family protein has translation MAQRYIRVRTAEGRIYYGSLQVDRSVKIFDAPPWLNGKPTEMSCAAETYELLAPCAPSKIIAVGRNYRDHAEEMAAEVPEEPLLFLKPPTTIVGHDTAIIYPPQSQQVDYEGELALVIGETCQDCSPERAGDYIWGYTIANDVTARDLQRRDRLWTRGKGFNSFCPLGPWVVREINPGAKLQTFVNDEGKPRQSAKLERMVHSPDELVSYISGIMTLLPGDVILTGTPKGVGPLQVGDRVRVEIEGIGALENPVIPKPTPLLDISASA, from the coding sequence ATGGCACAGCGATATATCCGCGTCCGCACGGCTGAAGGACGAATTTATTATGGCTCGTTGCAGGTTGACCGCAGTGTCAAGATCTTCGATGCCCCACCCTGGTTGAATGGAAAGCCGACAGAGATGAGCTGCGCGGCAGAGACCTATGAACTTCTGGCCCCCTGTGCGCCCTCGAAAATCATTGCCGTGGGCAGAAATTACCGGGATCATGCTGAGGAGATGGCGGCGGAGGTCCCTGAAGAACCTCTGTTGTTTCTCAAGCCTCCCACCACGATTGTGGGTCATGATACCGCCATCATCTATCCCCCCCAGTCTCAGCAAGTGGACTATGAGGGTGAGTTGGCCTTAGTGATTGGCGAAACCTGTCAGGACTGTTCCCCGGAACGGGCGGGTGACTATATCTGGGGATATACCATTGCCAATGATGTCACGGCGCGGGATTTGCAACGGCGCGATCGCCTCTGGACAAGAGGAAAAGGCTTTAACAGCTTTTGTCCCCTCGGGCCCTGGGTGGTGCGAGAAATTAATCCAGGGGCCAAACTGCAAACCTTTGTTAACGACGAGGGGAAACCTCGCCAATCCGCTAAACTTGAGCGGATGGTTCATTCTCCCGATGAGTTGGTGTCCTATATCTCGGGGATTATGACCTTGTTACCGGGAGATGTGATTCTCACCGGAACGCCGAAAGGAGTCGGCCCCTTGCAGGTAGGCGATCGCGTGCGTGTGGAAATCGAGGGAATCGGTGCCTTGGAGAATCCGGTGATTCCCAAGCCGACTCCCCTACTGGACATCTCAGCGTCAGCCTAA
- the rpsP gene encoding 30S ribosomal protein S16 produces the protein MIKLRLKRLGKKREASYRIVAMESSSRRDGRPLQELGFYNPRSGETRLDSQELLKWLNNGAQPTDTVRDILRRANLVGPKPGTPVGTPAATPAASTEAAPSETEVTEAEPTEAEPSEASA, from the coding sequence ATGATTAAACTTCGACTCAAACGCCTCGGTAAAAAAAGAGAAGCCAGTTATCGGATTGTGGCCATGGAGAGTTCCTCCCGTCGCGATGGCCGTCCTCTGCAAGAACTCGGGTTCTACAACCCCCGTAGCGGCGAGACGCGCCTCGACAGTCAAGAACTGCTCAAATGGCTTAACAATGGCGCACAACCGACAGATACCGTTCGCGACATCCTCCGTCGAGCTAATCTCGTTGGCCCCAAACCCGGAACTCCCGTCGGAACCCCGGCTGCAACCCCCGCTGCATCAACTGAAGCTGCACCCAGCGAAACGGAAGTCACGGAAGCTGAACCCACGGAAGCTGAACCCAGCGAAGCTAGCGCCTAA
- a CDS encoding PhoH family protein has translation MTPRLTIDLHSPECALALVGQQEVNLKTLAQQTGATLVLRGQELFVTGTDTQTGRCEQLIHILAPIWKVAKPVADVDINTAIHALDTGRQDELKDLRDDILTRTRRGEDIRAKTFRQRQYVKAVRNHDLTFCIGPAGTGKTYLAAMLAVQALLDKRYERLILTRPAVEAGERLGFLPGDLQQKVSPFLRPLYDALYELIDAEKIPDLMERGIVEVAPIAYMRGRTLNNAFVILDEAQNTTSAQMKMVLTRLGFNSRMVVTGDVTQTDLPSTQMSGLQVAQKILKNVDGIAFCQLTAADVVRHSLVQKIVMAYEKHEKKGSRG, from the coding sequence ATGACCCCGCGACTCACCATTGATCTCCACAGTCCTGAATGCGCCCTCGCCTTGGTGGGACAGCAGGAAGTCAATCTCAAAACCCTAGCGCAGCAAACCGGCGCTACGTTAGTCTTACGGGGTCAGGAACTGTTTGTCACAGGAACCGATACTCAAACCGGACGCTGCGAACAACTGATTCACATCCTCGCGCCGATTTGGAAAGTTGCCAAGCCGGTGGCTGATGTGGATATTAACACAGCCATCCATGCCCTGGATACAGGGCGACAGGACGAACTCAAGGATTTACGAGATGATATTCTCACCCGCACCCGTCGCGGTGAGGATATTCGCGCCAAAACCTTTCGTCAACGTCAATATGTCAAAGCCGTTCGCAACCATGATTTAACCTTTTGCATTGGCCCAGCGGGAACGGGAAAAACCTATCTGGCGGCGATGTTGGCGGTGCAGGCGTTACTCGACAAACGCTATGAACGGCTAATTTTGACTCGTCCGGCGGTGGAAGCGGGGGAACGGTTGGGATTCCTTCCGGGAGATTTGCAGCAAAAGGTGAGTCCTTTTTTGCGTCCGCTGTATGATGCTCTCTATGAACTCATCGATGCTGAGAAGATTCCCGATTTGATGGAACGGGGAATTGTGGAAGTCGCCCCCATCGCCTATATGCGCGGACGAACCCTCAATAATGCCTTTGTGATTCTCGATGAAGCTCAGAATACCACATCGGCTCAGATGAAGATGGTTCTGACTCGTTTGGGCTTTAATTCCCGGATGGTGGTGACAGGAGATGTCACCCAGACGGATTTACCCTCAACTCAGATGTCCGGGTTACAGGTGGCCCAGAAGATTCTCAAAAATGTTGATGGTATTGCCTTTTGCCAGTTGACGGCGGCGGATGTGGTGCGTCATTCTCTGGTTCAGAAGATTGTTATGGCCTATGAGAAGCATGAGAAGAAAGGCAGTAGGGGATAG
- a CDS encoding TlyA family RNA methyltransferase, with the protein MVKQRLDTLLVERQLCSSRQLAQRWIRAGEVRVNQQLVDKPGTAVAVDAEISVKPRSPFVSRGGEKLDKALQVFPISVENRVCLDGGISTGGFTDCLLQRGAQRVYGVDVGYGQVDWKLRQDERVILKERTNLRYLTPEQLYQGDDPRPDLAVADVSFISLAKVLPAIWNLLVSPRETLVLVKPQFEVGRSRVGKKGVVRNLGDRADAIVQVRDAARNLGWCDRGLVTSPIQGPAGNVEYLLWLHEQGTPQLDNATIQTTVQGKSTP; encoded by the coding sequence TTGGTGAAGCAACGTTTGGATACGCTGTTGGTGGAGCGACAACTTTGTTCGTCGCGTCAGTTGGCGCAACGCTGGATTCGGGCTGGGGAGGTGCGGGTGAATCAGCAGTTGGTGGATAAGCCGGGAACTGCTGTGGCGGTGGATGCGGAGATTTCTGTGAAACCGCGATCGCCCTTTGTGTCTCGGGGTGGGGAAAAGCTGGATAAGGCGTTACAGGTGTTTCCCATCTCGGTGGAAAATCGGGTTTGTCTCGATGGCGGGATTTCCACCGGCGGCTTTACCGACTGTCTGTTGCAACGCGGGGCGCAACGGGTCTATGGGGTGGATGTGGGCTATGGCCAGGTGGATTGGAAGTTGCGCCAGGATGAGCGGGTGATTCTTAAGGAACGGACGAATTTACGCTATCTCACCCCGGAGCAATTGTATCAAGGGGATGACCCGCGCCCAGATTTAGCGGTGGCGGATGTTTCGTTTATTTCTCTGGCCAAGGTGTTGCCGGCGATTTGGAATTTGTTGGTATCGCCTCGGGAAACTCTGGTTTTGGTGAAGCCTCAGTTCGAGGTGGGGCGATCGCGCGTTGGCAAAAAAGGGGTTGTCCGCAATCTCGGCGATCGCGCGGATGCCATTGTTCAAGTTCGGGATGCGGCGAGAAACCTGGGTTGGTGCGATCGCGGCCTCGTCACCTCCCCCATCCAAGGACCGGCGGGCAATGTGGAATATCTCCTCTGGCTCCATGAACAGGGAACCCCTCAACTAGACAATGCCACGATTCAAACAACTGTCCAAGGAAAGTCTACCCCATGA
- a CDS encoding cobyrinate a,c-diamide synthase, with the protein MKALVIAGTRSGVGKTSLSLGIMAALRRRGLRIQSFKVGPDFIDPGHHRLATGRISHNLDGWMLSKADNLALFRKYSRDCDVAIIEGVMGVFDGYGATSEAGSTAQIAKWLGVPVLLVVDASRMSRSVAALVSGYMHFDADLSITGIALNKVGNTRNIYRTTSQLSRLGEAIASVTSIPIWGEIPKNSFPEIPSRHLGLWLAQEDNLGDSYIEVLAEATERYLDLDALLASLPDWQGELAVEETLPGSLPQKPSKTSSPRIAIARDAAFCFYYEENLNLLREAGATLIEVSPLRDEFPQEIDGFYFGGGYPELHGERLSQNQGFLAGLQQFAANNRPIYGECGGLIYLSQGIEVKDVRYPFAGIFPFWTRLGDRPNLGYTKIETTGNHPFCQAPLRVNGHRFHYSQLIPETVPPEIPTCYQAHSWRIGDFPEGYVLGNSLASYVHLHFRSNPEFAQQFVKACGGGELGAIVSCSF; encoded by the coding sequence ATGAAAGCCCTAGTCATTGCCGGAACTCGTAGTGGCGTCGGCAAAACATCGTTATCTCTGGGAATTATGGCCGCGTTGCGTCGTCGAGGGCTGCGAATCCAGTCCTTTAAAGTCGGGCCGGATTTCATCGATCCTGGACATCATCGCCTGGCGACGGGCCGCATTTCCCACAATTTAGATGGCTGGATGTTATCAAAAGCTGACAATTTAGCCCTATTTCGCAAATATAGCCGCGATTGTGATGTGGCGATTATTGAAGGAGTCATGGGGGTTTTTGATGGTTATGGGGCCACGTCTGAGGCGGGAAGTACCGCTCAAATCGCCAAGTGGCTGGGGGTTCCGGTGTTGCTGGTGGTGGATGCGTCGCGGATGTCTCGTAGTGTGGCGGCGTTAGTCTCGGGATATATGCACTTTGATGCCGATTTGTCAATTACGGGAATTGCCCTAAATAAAGTCGGTAATACCCGCAATATATATCGTACTACAAGCCAATTAAGCCGCTTGGGAGAGGCCATCGCCTCGGTAACCTCGATTCCCATCTGGGGAGAAATTCCTAAAAACAGCTTCCCAGAAATCCCCTCGCGTCATCTGGGATTATGGCTGGCCCAGGAGGATAATCTGGGAGATTCCTATATTGAGGTGTTGGCCGAGGCCACGGAACGCTATCTGGATTTGGATGCTTTATTGGCGAGTTTGCCCGATTGGCAGGGAGAGTTAGCGGTTGAGGAGACTCTTCCGGGGAGTTTGCCTCAAAAACCGTCAAAAACGTCATCGCCGAGGATTGCGATCGCCCGCGATGCGGCCTTTTGTTTCTACTATGAGGAAAATCTCAATCTGTTGCGAGAAGCCGGTGCAACCTTGATTGAGGTGTCGCCCCTACGAGATGAGTTTCCCCAGGAGATTGACGGCTTTTATTTCGGTGGCGGCTATCCAGAACTACATGGGGAACGCCTGAGTCAGAATCAAGGGTTTTTAGCCGGATTACAGCAGTTTGCGGCGAACAATCGTCCTATTTATGGGGAATGTGGCGGCTTGATTTATCTGTCTCAGGGAATTGAGGTCAAAGACGTTCGTTATCCCTTTGCGGGAATTTTTCCCTTTTGGACCCGATTGGGCGATCGCCCCAACCTAGGCTACACGAAAATCGAAACCACGGGCAATCATCCTTTCTGCCAAGCGCCTCTGAGGGTTAACGGCCATCGCTTCCATTATTCTCAACTGATTCCCGAGACGGTTCCTCCCGAGATTCCCACCTGTTATCAGGCCCACAGTTGGCGTATTGGAGACTTTCCCGAAGGCTATGTGTTGGGAAATAGTCTCGCCAGCTATGTTCATTTACATTTTCGTAGTAACCCGGAGTTTGCCCAACAGTTTGTTAAGGCTTGTGGAGGAGGTGAACTAGGGGCGATCGTATCGTGTAGTTTCTAA
- a CDS encoding type IV toxin-antitoxin system AbiEi family antitoxin yields the protein MTAEPYDSPSVLADGKLIIGIGKARNEYVCELKPRLSQDWLEIVPEFLLKLQKRLQPGECPLLITEGLSNFVAKELVAKNIEFVDVKGQVYLNRPGLYILVFHQPLRKTGKSADSQSLQITTATLKVMYGLLSHPAGESLDKLASYSGVSLKTLKQSLSKLQKLGYIRFKLDGDLQVCYKIQTSLKLLERWELGYSEQLRSELLVGCFNPINQRAFSDIQPQLLEIAAQYGCRIGGELAAGMLTDYLQPIGGTLHLPQDCNFRRLALDLRVKPSDEGSITFLREFGMSDRDLNADGIEQTTFVNPLLIHAELMYHGNSRLRETAQRLYDKYLRFEVQ from the coding sequence TTGACTGCTGAACCCTATGATTCCCCATCCGTTCTCGCCGATGGAAAGTTGATAATTGGGATAGGTAAGGCGAGAAATGAGTATGTTTGTGAACTAAAACCCAGACTCAGCCAAGATTGGCTTGAAATCGTCCCTGAGTTTCTATTAAAGTTACAAAAACGGCTTCAACCAGGAGAGTGTCCTCTCCTCATTACGGAAGGCTTATCCAATTTTGTGGCTAAGGAATTGGTCGCAAAAAATATTGAGTTTGTAGATGTGAAAGGCCAGGTTTATTTGAATCGACCTGGACTCTATATATTGGTATTCCATCAACCCTTACGCAAAACTGGGAAGTCGGCAGATTCACAGTCGTTACAAATTACAACAGCTACTTTGAAAGTGATGTATGGGTTACTCTCTCATCCAGCGGGAGAGTCACTGGATAAACTAGCGAGTTATTCAGGGGTTAGTTTAAAGACATTAAAGCAGAGTTTAAGCAAGCTTCAAAAGCTGGGATATATTCGCTTTAAGTTAGATGGAGATTTACAAGTTTGCTATAAAATTCAGACCTCACTTAAACTGCTAGAGCGGTGGGAATTGGGTTATTCGGAACAATTGCGTTCGGAATTACTAGTAGGATGCTTTAACCCCATTAACCAACGGGCTTTTTCTGATATACAACCTCAATTACTAGAGATTGCCGCTCAATATGGTTGTCGAATTGGCGGAGAGTTAGCGGCGGGTATGCTGACGGACTATCTTCAGCCAATTGGGGGAACACTCCATCTCCCCCAAGATTGCAATTTTAGAAGGTTAGCTCTCGATTTGAGGGTTAAACCCAGTGATGAGGGTTCGATTACGTTTTTACGGGAATTTGGGATGTCTGATAGGGATTTAAATGCTGATGGGATTGAACAGACGACTTTTGTAAACCCGTTACTCATTCATGCAGAGTTGATGTACCACGGGAACAGTCGTCTGCGGGAAACGGCGCAACGACTTTACGATAAATATTTACGTTTTGAGGTTCAATAA
- a CDS encoding TldD/PmbA family protein, with translation MTDIQSLSNQVQEIAQKIGIRKYDISGSSVDETSVQVDRGEPKQVKASNRSSVTVRVWNDNNTVGIASTTDSNAKGLELALKTAAEASEFGAKDHVPDFSPEATKPIENLKTVQVPPTDVTELIERLVDLEKQLLDAHPAIASVPYNGLAQRDLSRFYLNSQGAQRHEAHSVASVYLYSKTEQEGKKPRSAGAYKVDVGVNHLDFEGCLKEAAEKTISHLNYEKVKTGKYRVVFSPEAFLSLINAFSNLYNAQSILDNRSLSKLDSLGTPVASPLLSVFNDALHGDNPTSSYFDGEGTPTRRVPLIEAGVLTGFLHSAGTAKRMNVQPTGHANMGAKVTISPDFYHIFAASQPEQTYSLETEENVVFIDDLSALHAGVNALQGSFSLPFDGWLINKGEKVSVDSATVAGDIREVLKSIIYVEPEAEVTPGGVCPRIWVDGLSVTGE, from the coding sequence ATGACAGACATTCAAAGCCTTTCTAACCAAGTTCAAGAGATTGCCCAAAAAATCGGTATCCGTAAATATGACATCTCTGGTTCTAGTGTTGATGAAACCAGTGTTCAAGTCGATCGCGGCGAACCGAAACAAGTGAAAGCCTCCAATCGTTCTAGTGTGACGGTGCGTGTCTGGAATGACAACAACACTGTGGGGATTGCTTCGACGACAGATAGCAATGCCAAGGGGTTGGAGTTGGCGTTAAAAACTGCTGCTGAAGCCAGTGAATTTGGGGCCAAAGACCATGTTCCTGATTTTAGTCCCGAAGCCACCAAACCCATTGAGAACTTGAAGACAGTTCAGGTTCCGCCAACGGACGTGACGGAACTGATTGAGCGGTTGGTGGATTTGGAGAAACAGTTACTGGATGCTCATCCGGCGATCGCCAGTGTTCCTTATAATGGTTTAGCCCAGCGGGATCTGTCTCGCTTCTACCTCAATAGCCAGGGCGCACAGCGTCATGAAGCCCATTCTGTGGCTTCGGTGTACCTCTACAGCAAAACGGAACAAGAGGGCAAGAAACCCCGTTCTGCGGGCGCGTATAAGGTGGATGTGGGAGTCAATCATCTGGACTTTGAAGGCTGCTTGAAAGAAGCGGCGGAGAAAACCATTTCTCACCTCAACTATGAGAAAGTCAAAACCGGTAAATATCGGGTTGTTTTCTCCCCGGAAGCCTTTTTGAGTCTGATTAACGCCTTTTCTAATCTCTATAACGCTCAAAGCATTCTCGACAACCGCAGTTTATCGAAGCTAGACTCCCTGGGAACCCCAGTAGCGTCGCCGCTGTTGTCGGTGTTTAATGATGCTCTTCACGGGGATAATCCCACATCGAGTTACTTCGATGGCGAAGGTACGCCGACGCGCCGGGTTCCCTTGATTGAGGCGGGTGTTTTGACGGGATTTCTCCACAGTGCGGGAACGGCGAAACGGATGAACGTGCAACCGACGGGCCATGCGAATATGGGTGCAAAAGTTACGATTAGTCCTGACTTTTATCATATTTTTGCGGCGTCGCAACCGGAACAGACCTATTCTTTAGAGACTGAGGAGAATGTGGTTTTTATTGATGATTTGAGTGCGTTACACGCTGGGGTGAATGCGTTGCAAGGGTCGTTTTCTCTGCCGTTTGATGGTTGGTTAATCAATAAAGGTGAGAAGGTGAGTGTGGATTCGGCTACGGTGGCGGGGGATATCCGCGAGGTTCTCAAGTCCATTATTTATGTGGAACCGGAAGCTGAGGTAACGCCGGGTGGGGTTTGTCCTCGCATCTGGGTGGATGGTTTGTCGGTGACTGGGGAGTAG
- a CDS encoding Uma2 family endonuclease, whose protein sequence is MGLTTWKFTVKDYHKMAELGILHPDERLELIDGEILKMSPIGRRHAAYVTKIANHFMRLLGSEMTIVNVQNPIILNDLSEPEPDVSLLKPRQDQYFSGLPQAADVYLVIEVAESSLESDRSEKLPRYAAAAIPEVWLINALTHQLECYRHPDNGRYREYQTLERGDSLRLVSFPDVLINLDSILFEG, encoded by the coding sequence ATGGGATTGACCACCTGGAAGTTCACCGTCAAGGACTATCACAAAATGGCTGAGTTGGGGATTCTTCACCCTGATGAACGGCTAGAGTTGATAGATGGGGAAATTTTGAAAATGAGTCCAATCGGCAGACGACATGCGGCTTATGTAACGAAGATTGCCAACCATTTTATGAGATTGTTGGGTTCAGAGATGACCATTGTTAATGTTCAAAATCCGATTATTCTCAATGATTTATCGGAACCTGAACCGGATGTTAGTTTGTTGAAACCTCGGCAAGACCAGTATTTTTCTGGACTTCCACAAGCCGCTGATGTCTATCTGGTGATTGAAGTGGCCGAGAGCAGTTTGGAGAGCGATCGCAGTGAAAAACTACCCCGTTACGCCGCTGCTGCAATCCCTGAAGTCTGGCTCATTAACGCCTTAACCCATCAACTCGAATGCTATCGCCATCCTGACAATGGACGCTATCGGGAATATCAAACCTTAGAACGGGGTGATTCCCTGAGATTGGTGTCTTTCCCTGACGTTTTAATTAACCTCGATTCAATTTTGTTTGAGGGTTAA
- a CDS encoding TldD/PmbA family protein, translating into MPPTALLTKGLPTVKPHNPSDRFDDTWRAPLATLLGLGRAAGADFIEFFLERTNYISCLAEDDAITSISPRLSTGAGVRVFRGKADCYVSTNDLSFDGLKAALEKGLAIMGLALPGNNAYIPDINLEITRDYAKTNQKEGWLADCSSMREMSDVLLAANDCINQKAKHVQSRRAAYFRDWQEVLVAASDGVFARDIRLTQSVGYSLLCADGENRSSISQRIGDSSNPSFLRDWNYDRTAEEVSEAAGTMLYADYVESGQYPIIMANSFGGVIFHEACGHLLETTQIERETTPFLNKKGEKIAHENLTAWDEGLSKGEFGTLDMDDEGMPVQRTLLIENGILKNFISDRAGSMRTGHPRTGSGRRQGYTHAAASRMRNTYIAPGEYEVEDLFASVEKGIYCKKMGGGSVGPTGEFNFGVDEAYLIENGKITKPLKGAILIGEATEIMNKISMCSKDVELAPGFCGSISGSVYVTVGQPHIKVDSITVGGR; encoded by the coding sequence ATGCCTCCGACTGCATTACTGACCAAAGGACTTCCCACCGTCAAACCCCATAACCCGAGCGATCGCTTCGACGACACCTGGCGCGCTCCTCTCGCGACGCTTCTCGGCTTAGGACGCGCTGCTGGAGCCGATTTTATCGAATTTTTCCTCGAACGCACCAACTACATTAGCTGTCTCGCTGAAGATGATGCCATTACCAGCATCTCCCCCCGCCTCTCCACTGGTGCAGGGGTGCGCGTCTTCCGGGGTAAAGCCGACTGCTACGTTAGTACCAACGACCTCTCTTTTGACGGCTTAAAAGCCGCCCTAGAGAAAGGATTGGCTATTATGGGCCTCGCCCTCCCCGGTAATAACGCCTATATCCCCGACATCAACCTGGAAATCACCCGCGACTATGCCAAAACCAACCAGAAAGAAGGCTGGCTGGCCGACTGTAGTTCTATGCGGGAAATGAGCGATGTCCTGCTGGCGGCCAATGACTGCATTAACCAGAAAGCTAAACATGTCCAATCCCGTCGCGCCGCCTATTTCCGCGATTGGCAGGAAGTTCTCGTGGCCGCCAGTGATGGGGTGTTTGCCCGTGATATTCGCCTGACGCAATCCGTCGGCTATAGTCTCCTCTGTGCCGATGGCGAGAACCGCTCTTCCATTAGTCAACGGATTGGCGATAGCAGTAACCCCAGTTTCCTGCGGGACTGGAACTACGATCGCACCGCTGAGGAAGTCTCCGAAGCCGCCGGAACTATGCTCTACGCCGATTATGTGGAGTCGGGACAGTACCCGATTATCATGGCCAACTCCTTTGGTGGCGTGATTTTCCATGAAGCCTGTGGCCATCTCCTGGAAACCACGCAAATTGAGCGGGAAACGACCCCCTTCTTAAACAAGAAAGGTGAGAAAATTGCCCATGAAAATCTCACCGCCTGGGATGAAGGACTCTCGAAAGGAGAGTTTGGAACCCTAGATATGGATGATGAGGGAATGCCCGTTCAACGCACTTTGTTGATTGAAAATGGCATCCTCAAAAACTTCATTTCTGACCGAGCCGGTTCTATGCGCACGGGACATCCTCGCACCGGAAGCGGTCGCCGTCAGGGCTACACCCACGCCGCAGCCTCCCGGATGCGTAATACCTACATTGCTCCTGGTGAGTATGAGGTGGAAGACTTGTTTGCGTCCGTTGAGAAGGGCATTTATTGCAAGAAAATGGGCGGCGGTAGTGTTGGCCCAACTGGGGAATTTAACTTCGGTGTGGATGAAGCCTATTTGATTGAAAATGGCAAAATCACTAAACCCTTGAAAGGGGCAATTCTCATCGGGGAAGCCACGGAAATCATGAATAAAATTTCTATGTGTTCCAAAGATGTGGAACTCGCGCCGGGGTTCTGTGGTTCCATTAGTGGCAGTGTTTATGTCACCGTGGGACAACCTCACATCAAAGTGGATTCTATCACCGTTGGCGGTCGTTAA
- a CDS encoding TIGR00297 family protein, which produces MLELNWLELIRLHPWLFAIGLNSVLWLFAAVLPKKLLTPAGYVHAWILGVLVWGCLGWQGYMIVMFYFLFGSTVTRIGKAQKEAAGIAEKRDGARGPENVWGSALTGTLCAIALALYAQVQGVPSHPLPAVPPLVIILLQLGYVASFATKLADTTASEVGKAYGKRTFLITSLQPVPAGTEGAVSLEGTLAGLVGAVAIALLGYGLEMIDSIGMLWCIVAAFIATNIESLIGATLQEQLDWMTNEVVNFINTAIGAILAILLGWGWALLLIANS; this is translated from the coding sequence ATGCTTGAGTTAAACTGGCTTGAGTTAATTCGCCTGCATCCCTGGCTGTTTGCCATCGGTTTAAATAGTGTTTTATGGCTGTTTGCCGCTGTGCTTCCTAAGAAACTACTAACCCCCGCCGGTTATGTTCATGCTTGGATTTTGGGGGTATTAGTTTGGGGCTGTCTCGGTTGGCAAGGGTATATGATTGTCATGTTTTATTTCTTATTCGGTTCAACGGTGACGCGGATTGGGAAAGCCCAGAAAGAGGCGGCGGGAATTGCCGAGAAGCGAGATGGGGCCAGGGGGCCAGAGAATGTCTGGGGGTCAGCCTTAACGGGGACCTTGTGTGCGATCGCCCTGGCCCTCTACGCGCAAGTTCAAGGGGTTCCCAGCCATCCCTTACCGGCTGTTCCCCCGCTCGTGATTATCTTGCTACAACTCGGCTATGTGGCCAGCTTTGCCACAAAATTGGCAGATACGACGGCCAGCGAAGTGGGGAAAGCCTACGGGAAACGGACTTTTCTGATTACCAGCTTGCAGCCTGTGCCGGCTGGAACCGAGGGAGCCGTTAGTTTGGAGGGAACCCTCGCGGGACTGGTTGGAGCGGTGGCGATCGCCCTGCTAGGCTACGGATTAGAGATGATTGACAGCATCGGGATGCTCTGGTGTATCGTCGCGGCCTTCATTGCCACGAACATTGAAAGTCTAATTGGGGCCACCCTCCAGGAGCAACTGGACTGGATGACGAATGAAGTGGTGAATTTTATCAATACGGCCATTGGCGCAATTTTAGCCATTCTCCTCGGCTGGGGTTGGGCCTTACTGTTGATTGCCAATAGTTGA
- a CDS encoding prohibitin family protein produces the protein MKNAQPSPQNLQSIIIGAILAAIAIIGFSSFVVISPGQAGVISILGKARDGALLEGIHFKPPLVSVVDIYDVTVQKFEVPAQSSTKDLQDLTGRFAINFRLDPTRVVEIRRTQGTLQNIVSKVIAPQTQESFKVAAARRTAEESITKRTELKYDFDIALQSRLEKYGVIVLDTSVVDLNFSREFAKAVEEKQIAEQRARRAVYVAQEAEQEAQAEINRARGKAEAQKLLAETLKSQGGRLVLQKEAIQAWREGGAQMPKVLVLGSDSPAVPFLFNLRDMELDAVSSP, from the coding sequence TTGAAGAACGCACAGCCAAGCCCCCAGAACTTACAATCGATTATTATCGGGGCCATTCTGGCGGCGATCGCCATTATTGGATTTAGTTCCTTCGTCGTCATCTCTCCCGGCCAAGCGGGAGTCATTAGTATCCTCGGTAAAGCCCGAGATGGTGCCTTGCTAGAGGGGATTCACTTCAAACCCCCCCTGGTGTCCGTCGTGGATATCTATGACGTCACCGTTCAGAAATTTGAAGTTCCCGCCCAAAGTTCCACCAAAGACCTTCAGGATTTGACGGGACGCTTTGCCATTAACTTCCGTCTCGATCCGACTCGGGTGGTGGAAATCCGCCGTACCCAGGGGACGTTACAGAACATCGTCAGCAAAGTGATTGCCCCGCAAACCCAGGAATCGTTCAAAGTCGCCGCCGCCCGCCGCACTGCTGAGGAAAGTATCACCAAACGGACGGAGTTAAAATATGACTTTGACATCGCCCTACAAAGTCGTTTGGAGAAATATGGGGTAATTGTCCTCGATACCAGTGTGGTCGACTTGAACTTCTCGCGGGAGTTCGCCAAAGCGGTTGAAGAGAAACAAATCGCCGAACAGCGGGCCCGCCGAGCGGTCTATGTGGCTCAAGAAGCCGAACAGGAAGCCCAAGCGGAGATTAACCGCGCTCGCGGTAAAGCTGAGGCCCAGAAACTCCTCGCAGAAACCCTGAAATCCCAGGGTGGACGTTTAGTGCTGCAAAAAGAAGCCATCCAAGCCTGGCGCGAAGGGGGCGCACAAATGCCCAAAGTGTTAGTACTTGGCAGTGACTCCCCGGCGGTTCCCTTCTTGTTCAACCTGCGAGATATGGAACTAGACGCCGTATCTAGCCCCTAA